tcatttttatatgtgtgtgagcgccacacatataaacagttgaccaccaagacatctaagattgtctcacttatttcaactctagatcgtgcaatagagctatgttcttagaaatcacttaaaattctatagaatcggctaagttttcgatacgtctgccttccattcaaatttcgtgaaaatacattgggaatttgagaaaacttaaaacatgaaagttgtattcctttgaaatagctttccaacggtatattgtggagcccaaacagagctgtgtacaagaCGTTACGTCCATTTTACCGAATACTGTGTAGAACCGACACACGTCGCTTtttcaggcgcgtgggggcgggtgcgatggccccgcatcgcgggccgatcaCGCAAATCTGAGTATCGACCTGCAGAATGTTGCGCGATGGCCCTGCATCGCGTAACAGGTCGggttcgggtcaaaaagtcgggatttcgccttctaagttatatttaagcttggggtttatttccctagcACCCCTAGTCATGAAACAGtaccctaaagtcaggaagaacaagtcccaagcctcaagaaccctacaaggtaagttttatcatgattctaggttgaattcaagtccctaatctctttctaacttaagtaaacccttctaatcattccaagtcaattctaatatatatccttgtaatctaagcaagaaatcattgttcataaactagggttttcaagaaaacccatctcaaggttcaagaactcaagattttggaaatattcttcaaagttaaaatctttaattcaagtttggagcattaccaggtatgtagagttactatctacgtgtgggaacatcattgttcttccccacgcctcataatccataaattatgattctctactaaaactagggtttctataccatgctgatgataaccctaggtccatgtccataattatattatgtttgaattattataattctatcattgaattcttaatatgtctttatgattattgagaattcgtctataatccatgaaaacccatgtctcgtattccatgggttcttgcatgcatgtttttaaataaaaatgattatttcatgaatatcctacatgtctacaagttttcatgcaactatattatataattactttcatgctatacatacatactaaatacaagttatttcatgaaaccatatttacaagttatttcatgaaaccatatttataagttatttcatgaaaccatatttataagttatttcatgaaactatatttacaagttatttcatgaaaccatgtttacaagttatttcgtgaaatcatgattgcaagacaagtacaagttaattcacgaaaatcatgggcttcttagccaactatattatgttcatgtttttgggagttgcacgaattaccgagaaggctcagatagcctgaaactacgtagccaccgtaggacaaggatcgctccgcccagataggacgataccttaattttacactgaatggatccatcaggcacgttaccaccttataccctggcaaggtatgagggctctgctggtccggcaaggtaccagactccacacACCCACGTGGTGAAAttacatgtcggtttatgaaatgctctccttacttatcatgttttgcttatatatatatatatatacccatgctcatgctcatgttcattttcaggttttcagtttcagttcttatcatgttattccatgtcccatgttattctttcagtttctttacataccagtacattcaatgtgctgacgtccccttttattgcccgggggcctgtatttcacgatgcaggtacgtatGTACAGGAcgccgcatctgctcagtaggatttgctcgtatcagctcattggtgagccccatctcatttggggtttagtcagttatctttattttactagtcatgcatttaaaggtatgctggggggccTTGTCTCAGCAAGTACATTTTCCAGTCAAGATTCacgattagaggtttcatagactagtcagtttagttatgttagacatgcaaggtgtttagccatctttggctcgaCTCATGTTACTTCCGCATctatgatttaaacaagtatttcattaaattattatgacatctcatgttttataaaagctcatctcGCTCATGCTATATTTCCACTCatatatgcctcatgatgattcagcaagccatgtggttcgctcggtcacatccAGTAtagcaccgagtgccgtgttacgcccaggccatggttcggggcgtgacagaatGAACACAgtaagcaagcgagttccaaagattCTATTCTTAggtagtgtagagatatttgtgtccttggcctcctatgttttatgtccataactcccagagacttatcgtactagcttcttatgtcaccagaggagttcagagtatccttttccgagtcttacatgcatttatttatactatattatatatggatcgggtcgtacgttcctcggcacaattatattatatatggatcgggttgtacgttcctcgacactattattctatatatggatcgggccgtacgttcctcggcacaattatattatatatgaatcggaccgtacgttccttggcactattatattatatatggatcggtctgtacgttcctcggcactatcagttatatttacatctcaccgagtcccttactaaagggccgggtacggtatatatttacatttcaccgagtcctttaCTAAAGGGTTGGGTATGGTAtgtatttacatttctagtcattgcctttggggctacttacattgttattctctgcctacggggctattcatattacagatGGTTTCTCGTACTTTCAGtatgacttatatctcattctttatgattgctgctgccttacatactcggtacattgttcgtactgacatccctttgcctggggggcgctgtgttcatgccacacaaaCCTAGATTATTTTGCAGGAAAGATTATACAGGAGACTGACTGTAAGGTATTCCCAGGTTATCAACTGGATTGTAaactctatttcattcggagtatggccgagtcagagtatttctttatgatttgagttAGATGCATTATGGGGATGTTAGGGCCTTGTCCCaaattatgttttgatatcatgttctacattagagacttttgcagacagagtcatgtatacagtatatCAATATTGTAAGCGGTTATGTAAGCCGACATATCATTTTGCATTACTTTACGGATTCATtttattacagattttacttgattcaAGAAATACGAaaaaaatgttttgaaaagctttcattatgtatatcatgtcATGATTAAGAGTCCAataagattatgagtataacgaaaACCAGCGGGTTTGCtaagctctaagtaagggtcgggtccccatcatgccctatcagaattggggtgtgacaactacccacctaccccccccccccctcgacaACCCACCCACCACCACCCAACACCCCCCTCATCACCACCCATCCCTCACCCTACCTCTCGACCCCTCCCACCACCACCCACCATACCTTACCATCACCCACCATACCTTACCTCCAACCCCCCCTCCCTCACCACCACTAACCCCTTACCCCACCTCTCGACCCATCCTACCACCACCCACCATACCTTACCCACAACCACCCCCCTCACTAACACCCACCCCTCACCCTATCTCTCGACCAATCCCACCACCACCCATCACTACGCCCACAACCCTCCCACCACCACCTACACCCCCAAAACCCCTACCCATTACCATTACAAAGCAACTCCATCATTGCTATCAAacataaaattttcatttttttataaaataatatttttattttattaaatttgtattgaTTTTCTAATATgtagttatttttttttatttttattttgtatttattatgtttaaataaatatattatgcacattcagatgttaaaaaacaaacagtcttaatcatttagTATTCAGATTTAGAGATaatatcttaatcattcagattcagacattttaatcttaatgaaaacaaatgaggccttagtgaGTCAATTCGGCTTAAATCTTACATTAATGGAGTGTGGCAGTTATACGGAACGGGTAAATAAAAAGAACCAAGTACAAAATAAGAGCTCCAGTAGTCATATCTTGCTAGTCTAATGTATGCGTCGTGAAGACTAATTTAAACTATTTCAGTCGCGTTAGATGTTTGCATTACGGACCTTCTCTGATCTTACAGAAATATAAAGTCGAATATAGAACAATAACTCATAGCTTTTTTCTTTACAAAGCAAAAAAAGGGAATCGATGATTAAATCCGAGTGCACGTCTTTCCTTCCATAAATTAATTAATATGACATCTGTAGCTCGGGTCTTTGCCCAGGCCTAGCCAAAGATAACAACAGAAAGAGGCACAGCGGAAAAAAGGCATCAATAGAAATAATATCTTATGAATACGATGTAGCATTGTCTGAAAATAGAAAACCTTATGGCATAAATGCCAAAAGACTAGGAGCACATATGGAACTAAGTAAATATTAAATCAGTACTTACGAGAAATAACAATGGGAATGCTATTAACTATTCAAAATTATAAAGTAGACCATTGACTGATACGAGTAATAAAAGCAATGACCTATAAATGAACtcaggggcggatctacgtgTAAGTGAGGGTGTACcagaacaccctcggcaaaaaattacagtgtatatataggataaattttctgtatttatgtgcatatataacttttgaacaccctcggcaaaaaattacagtgtatatttagtttttttttttccgaacaccctgaatgaaaatcctagaTCCGCTACTGAATGAACTGCTATAATCTCCTATCCAGCTAACCATATCTGTACGCTAACCAGGTCTAAGAAGTAGTAGTAACTTTTGGGGTAGGAATGATCCATAGCGCCCGTGGCGCGATGTTgaacttttgaaagaaagaaaattgcGTGTGAGAGCTGCGATCTTGAAGGTTAATATGGTCCACAGAATAATGAAAATTATCAAAACGTGACTGTGTATAGGACCGGTCCATATAGTATATGGAATTTGGTTTACATCCCGGAAATTTGGAAGCTGAGACAGACGTGGAACCGTTGTGACACACGAATAAGGCTTCATCTCCCAAGTTGTCCACATCTACAAACATGGATGTTTGGGTCTTTGGACTTGTAACCAACTTACAGATCTTAACACTTGAAGATGGACTAGGTGGAGATCTTTCAACCCTTAGCAGCTCGTTTGTTGTGGTCTTGACGAGATAAAATTGTAGATAAAATTCTAGGACAGTATACATTGACGGTGGTGGTGCAATTTCATGTCTCACAGTAGGGTTATCAGTGTTATCTATAGAGAAAATACTACCTTCGGTAAAGACAACATAGTATCTCTCATTGTAGTATATCACATCACAAGGACGCCGACCACGAAAACTAATGCGAAACCATGTCTTATTACCAGGTTTTAGGATAGCCAAACTCTCTCCTCTATCCAAGTTCTTGCATAGAGCCGCAACCTCAAAATCATGTGGATTGGTTGAAGGATTCTTGGATAGAGTAACTTTATCTGTATAAATTTTAAGGTTAGGAAGATTGATGGTCTCACCGGAGAAAGGATTGAAAAGGAAGAAACTATCGAAACCACGCTGCTGGAAAGCCAACCAACCATGAGAAGAACCAACACATCGATTCAGAGGGTAAGCTGGTAATGGTAGTTTGAGGTTCGGAGGGATAGGAAAAATAGTTTGAGGCCCAAGGTAATTTTATTTTTGACCGCATTGTATAAGTTTGCACCAGCGAAACAGATATCTTCATCCGTAAAGTTTATTAGTAGAGGAAGTTCTTCAATGGAACTTGAGTTGATGCGTTGTTGTAGGACATCATAATTGTTGGACACAAAGGAAAACCAAGGCTTGCACACTAGGCTAAAGCATAAGCAATCAGAGATGGAAGGCAACTTTCGGAAAATCAAGTCGAGTGCCCAATCCGAAAGCAGTGCCCAATCTCCTGATCTTGACTTGCCATCCATTCGTGCAGAATATATATTTTGAATATCCAATAACTTAAACCACAATCTGGCTCTCTccctatgtgtgtgtatatatagccTTTTCAAAGAACTTGGTAAATTAAAGGACTTGTGTTTGCGTgggaaaaggaaaagaatcataactgTCTTTACATATTTATCGCCTtatctctgtctctctctctttttctttatttaaaaaaataatgcaTAGATCCTATCGCCTTACAAAGCGCAAGTAAAAAGAGATCTTTACGTATCTATGCATCTTTAAAATAGACTTTACATATGTTAAGCACAAgaattaataattcaaaatagCCAAATAAAGTTTACCTTGTCTTGCTCtagttcacttttacttatccattgtactaaaaataaatttttatatttacttgtccactttaacGTATCAAGGAAAGACAAAACAAAATCTTGTTTTAACGTTAACGTTAATTACTCAATTCCGAATCATTCTCCAAGTCCAATGAAACtatacatcaattaatatgggtattatgATAAAATgcatacttcatttattaatttttaagggTTGTGCAAATCaaaagtggacaaataaaagtgaacatCATCCCTCCAAAGATGTAACCCCCGTAGTGTTTTCAGAGGCCTTTttgaggcgagccccggggcggggcgtaccaaaaacgcGCCGGGTACAAATGAAAGGCATAGATCCATAGGGCGTAAGTCCTAGAAATTGGGGTGTAAGTCCCGGCGCAAAAGTGTAAGCCCCAGGAGTAAAGACGTATGCCCCGAGCGTTAAATTTagtttttattgttttaaaaatatttttattataaattatgattttattattggtataatgatatttatactttatgttatcatgttgtagtgattttttctaaaatatataaataaataaagcaaCTCTCATAGAAAATAGCACTGCCATAAATAGATTTTTTAGATGATTATGCCTAAAATTAATATGATAGAGATTTCATACCACTATATTCCTGAAGAAACTTTATCCATTTTTTGTCACTGCTCTTACACTTTCTGCCCTTCTCCTTCTttgaatatataaaaaaaagttagTGCAACTATTAGTTGAGGGTGAGAAGGACTAATAGATCTGGAGAATGATGATGAAGTGAATGAAGATTTCATTTTAAAGATTATCTAGGCCATTATCATTTTTTGTATTGTTATCTTTCTCAAATAATACTTATAATAATTCTTTTTAAATTGttggtgatttatttgaatttatttgcagaATTTTAATAAAAACTTTGCTTTTGCTTattttttagtaataaaattataaaattaaagATACATGAGACATGTCCCATAGATCCATGGGACTTAAGCCCCGTGTCTTAGGGCTTACGCCTCGTGTCGTGCTACGTAAAACGTCTCGCCTCGCGCCCCCGACTCTTAAAACAATGAACCTCCTCTCCATAGTTGGCTGAAACTATCTCCAGCTAGGAGCCTATAGATCTGTCCCATAATTATATTAGTATAATAATGGATttcataatactccctccgttcacttttacttgtccactttgaaTTTTTCGTATTGTTTAAGAATAATAAATGGAGtacataatttaccaatgtactCATAttaaattatgcatatttttattggatttaaaaaataatttgaagtgagtaattaatattatGGGTAAAACAGGGAAAAACaaattgtcttatcttgatatgctaaaagtgacaagtaaaagcgaaaaattatttttaaaataatggacaagtaaaagtgaacggagcgAGTAAATATACATCCTTCCAGTGTTATATAATaaaaaatcattatcaaattGAAATTTCTCTTAAAAACCAATTCAAAATTCAGGTCAACAAAAATACCCGGATCTGCCGTTTAACCAGCTTCGTAAAAAATTCGGGTATACCGAATTGATTTTGTCTCAGGCACATTCTTATATTATGAATTTGGGGAATAAGTACAGATTCTCCTCACAATATGGGTTATATTTCTAATTAGTACACTAGTCGAGGAGCCCCGTGACGAGCCCGGACTTAAGATCAAGATAATAAAGTACTACCtaagtctcaatttatgtggcatgaTTTAAATTTTAAGAGTCAAATAGTTTAATTTTGACAGTGAACTCGGGCATAAAATCTTTAAGTCTTTtgaataatttacatatttaaaaattacgtaaaaagtactataaatatAAATACTTGATAATTCAAAATATATAAAAGATATATGTTAAAACTAATGATTATTCttaattaaaattttcttttccCTTTCAAGAAATgtgtttcttttcctttttagtgGAATATTTTCTAAGGcattataataatattataaaTATGATATAGCCCCAAATAAATTAGGATTGactaaatttaaataattaaatcatgTCTCAGTATCTAATTATTTTGTTCCTtctcatttttattttcttgaagaatcgattttgaaatttattttctatTGTATAATTGTGTTAGATCATTAAACCtatttatatattcaaaataatttttttattaaaatttaaatcaAGAGAAATTTCATGGCAATTTTAGAATTACTAAGAAAATATGATCGACACTCCGCTAGTACCAAATGATTTCTCCAAAATTATTATTATCACAATTTTAGATTATTCTTGTGCATAGCTATTTTTATTAGATAACATCATCACCATGCACAATTTTTCAAGCATTTTCAAAGGGCTCAAATTATATGTACCATATTGGATGTGACAacctaagtaaaaaaaaaaaaaaaaaagacataagaAAAAAGTCATGATACATACTTCACCTCCAAAAAGTTAGTCTAAGGGGCCATGTATTACCAAAAAGAGTTTGAAAATATCTTGATTTACTGGAAACATATTTTGGCATATGAAGTAATAAATAGCAAATTCAAGGGCAAATGTTTGAAAGAGTAAATCTTTTTTGGTTGGCAAGCTAACCAAATAGTTACAATGTAACTAAGTACTACAAACTCTTTGTATTGCCTCTCACAAACTAAGTACTAAGTTGCTTTCAACCTGAAGAACCAGATGTTGATATCAGTttagtctatgttctttaggttgttgtaaatctttgttcgtttgtgcttaaattgtaaacctactcttctgtgTTAAGAAACTGTTTGTAGGTGTTTTGAAAAGTCTCAAACTGTACTTGCTGGAAGTGTGTTTCCGCAAgattttgagtggtacactaggctagagttagtctaggtgtattagtggtcctttgctagagttagtcaagtagaGATGCTTGCAATCggtgtattgcaagtgtggagggactataggggttagttcctaggttgcaaaagCGTTATTATTAAGGTGAGGGATTATGgtagttaattcctagcttacggtagagttgtaacctgaagttgctcggttagtggaaGTGATATCCTACTgaggtaggtcgtgatttttaatcccttgagcaaggagttttccacggtaaaattGTGCATTCTTTACTTACcgcactgcataagggaactggtacacaactagGTCCCTTCATATGCTATTTGGTGGACGCACAACCATCTAACAAATGATATCAGAGCGGGTGCTTTTTAAAAGGTTAACACTTAGAAAGGATATGTGAAATAGTAGCCCCACCAATTATGGAAGAAGGACATTCATTCACCAGACCTTCTAGATTTAATGGAAAGTactatgggtggtggaagactaGGCTGCACGATTTCATCATGGCTAAAGGCTCAGAGCTATGGGATGTCATCTGTGATAGTCCCTACGTTCCAGTTCACACAATTAAAAACTGCAAAAAGAGACTACTGTCAAAACAAGAAAGGAATACAATGAAGCTGACAGAAAAAGGATTAAAAAAACTATAAAGCCAAGAATATTGTTATGTGTGGAATAGGACCGGATGAGTACAATCGAGTCTGAGCTTCTTCATCAGCCAAAGAGATCTGGGAAGCTCTTTAAACTGCCCATGAAGGAATAACTCAGGTAAAAAATTCCAAGATTGATATGCTCACCACGAAGTACGAGATAGTCAAAATGAAAGAGAGTGAATCCATATTCATGAGATGCACGCTCGATTCACCTCAATAATCAATGAGCTCCACTCTCTCGGAGAAGTCATCACAACTACCAAGCTCGTAAGAAAGTCACTTGGTGTATTACCTGACTCA
The sequence above is a segment of the Lycium barbarum isolate Lr01 chromosome 6, ASM1917538v2, whole genome shotgun sequence genome. Coding sequences within it:
- the LOC132643857 gene encoding probable F-box protein At1g44080 produces the protein MDGKSRSGDWALLSDWALDLIFRKLPSISDCLCFSLVCKPWFSFVSNNYDVLQQRINSSSIEELPLLINFTDEDICFAAYPLNRCVGSSHGWLAFQQRGFDSFFLFNPFSGETINLPNLKIYTDKVTLSKNPSTNPHDFEVAALCKNLDRGESLAILKPGNKTWFRISFRGRRPCDVIYYNERYYVVFTEGSIFSIDNTDNPTVRHEIAPPPSMYTVLEFYLQFYLVKTTTNELLRVERSPPSPSSSVKICKLVTSPKTQTSMFVDVDNLGDEALFVCHNGSTSVSASKFPGCKPNSIYYMDRSYTQSRFDNFHYSVDHINLQDRSSHTQFSFFQKFNIAPRALWIIPTPKVTTTS